A genomic region of Myxococcaceae bacterium JPH2 contains the following coding sequences:
- the rplV gene encoding 50S ribosomal protein L22 has protein sequence MESTAHLRNVRMSPRKISTVAELIRGKPVEAALSILKFTKRAAARPVEKLIKSAVANATDKSKGQVDVDTLYVKTISVDQGPTQRRFMPRAMGRATPIKKKSAHVHVVLAEAKK, from the coding sequence ATGGAGTCGACTGCACATCTGCGCAACGTGCGCATGAGCCCCCGCAAGATTTCCACTGTCGCGGAGCTCATCCGGGGCAAGCCTGTTGAGGCTGCCCTGAGCATCCTGAAGTTCACCAAGCGCGCCGCGGCGCGCCCGGTGGAGAAGCTCATCAAGAGCGCGGTGGCGAACGCCACGGACAAGTCCAAGGGGCAGGTGGACGTGGACACCCTCTACGTCAAGACCATCTCCGTGGACCAGGGCCCCACCCAGCGCCGGTTCATGCCGCGCGCCATGGGTCGCGCCACGCCCATCAAGAAGAAGTCCGCCCACGTCCATGTGGTGCTGGCCGAGGCCAAGAAGTAG